Genomic DNA from Brenneria izadpanahii:
CGCCGCAAGCGGCGTTCACATCCGCTTGCGGCAAATTTATCGCTTGCTTGCCGCGTTACAAGGCCCATCAATGAGCCGCGTCCGTAAAGGGCCAACGCCGCGCGTCGTTTAAAACGACGACCTTTTGACCTGCAACTCGAAATCTAGCGGGTATATGACGTCAATCGGTTAATACTGTATGACCAGCTATTTTTCTTTTCACCAGACAATAAAGTGACGAATGCCGCAAACAATAATACTTTTTCACTATGCAGGGATGCGGTCTTGTTATGACGGAATATTAATAACTTTTTCCTATAGATAATAAATGACGCGCTTCCGGCTAACTACGCCGCGCCGAAAACCAATCATGCGTATTAATGTCCGGTAAAACGCTTATCTATTGTTTTATGTTATGTAACCACAACAAAGCACTATTGGCTTAAGCGCGCCATTCCCCCGTACTCTTTTTTTGACCTCGCGTCACAACCTTTTATTTTATTCGGCCGCTCGGCCTTCCTTGCCGCGGCGGCTTATTCACTTTGACTTTTGGAATATCTGCGCCATGCCTGAAATAGCCGATCGCTTAAAAAATGTCACTGTATCCGCTTCCGTTGCAATGACCCAGAAGGCACGGGATCTTGCCGCTCAGGGCGTGCATGTTATCGGCCTGTCCACCGGCGAGCCCGACTTTCCCACGCCGGAACACGCCATTGAAGCGGCATATGCCGCCGCGCTAGCCGGCGATACGCGCTATCCGCCGACGGACGGCACCCCGGCGTTGCGGGCGGCGATCCAACGCAAATTCAAGCGCGATAACCATCTCGATTACCCGGTCGGCCAGATCCTGACCGCCTGCGGCGCCAAACAGATTATATTCAACGCCATCATGGCGACCTGCAACCCTGGCGACGAAGTGCTGATCCCATCCCCTTCCTGGATCAGCTATGCCGATATCGTAAAATTCTCCGGCGCCACGCCGGTGCCGGTTCGCTGCACGCAGAGCAACGGTTTTAAACCGCTGCCCGCCGATCTGGAAGCCGCCATCACCCCCAAGACCAAATGGCTGCTGCTCAACTACCCCAGCAATCCAACGGGCTCCGTTTGCAGCCGGGAAGAGTTGCAGGGCATCGCCGACGTGATGCTGCGTCATCCCGATATCTGGATCATGACCGATGATATTTACGAACACCTTATCTACGACGATGCCGTGTTCTATACGATCGCCGAAGTAGAACCGCGTCTGCTGGATCGCGTGCTAACGGTGAACGGCGTATCCAAAGCCTATTCGATGACCGGCTGGCGGCTGGGTTTCTGCGGCGGCCCCGGCGATCTGATCAACGCGATGAGCAACGTCAATACGCAAAACAGCGGCGGCATCTGCACCTTGGCGCAGGCCGCGGCGGTGGCGGTGCTTGACGGACCGCAGGCTTTGCTTAAAGAGCGCGCGGAAATCTACCGTCAACGCCGTGATTATGTACTGGAGCGGCTGCACTCCATCGACAATCTGAG
This window encodes:
- a CDS encoding pyridoxal phosphate-dependent aminotransferase — its product is MPEIADRLKNVTVSASVAMTQKARDLAAQGVHVIGLSTGEPDFPTPEHAIEAAYAAALAGDTRYPPTDGTPALRAAIQRKFKRDNHLDYPVGQILTACGAKQIIFNAIMATCNPGDEVLIPSPSWISYADIVKFSGATPVPVRCTQSNGFKPLPADLEAAITPKTKWLLLNYPSNPTGSVCSREELQGIADVMLRHPDIWIMTDDIYEHLIYDDAVFYTIAEVEPRLLDRVLTVNGVSKAYSMTGWRLGFCGGPGDLINAMSNVNTQNSGGICTLAQAAAVAVLDGPQALLKERAEIYRQRRDYVLERLHSIDNLSCHKPQGAFYLFVNIAAYIGKTTEGGRYIGNDADFVMALIEEQHVVTVQGAAYGMSPYFRISYATSMEILEEGCRRLAAFCANMK